GACGGCTTCGAGGACGAGGTGCGCAAGTTCTGCGACTTCGTCACTCCCAAGATCGACGAATACGAAACCCTGTTGACCACCAACCGCATCTGGCTGGAGCGCACCAAGGGCGTCGGCGTGATCTCCGCCGACGACTGCAAGGCTTTCGGTGTGACTGGCCCCGTGCTGCGCGCTTCCGGCGTCAAGTGGGACCTGCGCAAGGCGCAGCCCTACGCCGCCTATTCTGAGATGGACTTCGAGATTCCCACCGGCGGGAACGGCGATACTTACGACCGATACCTGGTGCGCATCGCGGAGATGCACCAGTCGGTGCGCATCTGCCGCCAGGCGGTGGAGAAGATTCCCGAAGGCCCCATCATGGCCAAGATCCCCAAGGTGCTGAAGCCGCCCGTGGGCGAGATCTACCATTCGATCGAAGCGCCCAAGGGCGAACTGGGCTACTTCATTGTGAGCGACGGTTCCACGCAGCCTTACCGCGTGCGCGTGCGCCCGCCTTCGTTCGTCAACCTGCAGGCGCTGGGCAAGATGGTCGAAGGCCTGATGATCGCCGACGTTGTCGCCGTAATCGGCACCATTGATAT
This Terriglobales bacterium DNA region includes the following protein-coding sequences:
- a CDS encoding NADH-quinone oxidoreductase subunit D; amino-acid sequence: MSDVTTKFPSWDLRDPDQTHLDANEIILNMGPQHPSTHGVLRVILKLDGERVLGTECVIGYLHRGVEKIAENRTYAMFNPYVDRMDYVAAVSNGLGYCEAVEKLMNVEAPPRARYIRTILTELNRMASHMLWLGTHALDIGAITPLFYTFRDREEILKIFERYCGARLTTHAFRIGGCLYETYDGFEDEVRKFCDFVTPKIDEYETLLTTNRIWLERTKGVGVISADDCKAFGVTGPVLRASGVKWDLRKAQPYAAYSEMDFEIPTGGNGDTYDRYLVRIAEMHQSVRICRQAVEKIPEGPIMAKIPKVLKPPVGEIYHSIEAPKGELGYFIVSDGSTQPYRVRVRPPSFVNLQALGKMVEGLMIADVVAVIGTIDIVLGEVDR